The Microbacterium sp. LWH7-1.2 genome window below encodes:
- a CDS encoding sugar ABC transporter ATP-binding protein: MTEQEGARLRARGIRKSYGGVHALKDVSITLAPGRVHALLGENGAGKSTLVNILSGTIRPDDGDIQVDGQTVQLGGPQAAQRLGIRTVHQELELAGPLATAENIYLGRLPRKGPVVSFSRLASDTVRVLRTLGSEIGPQARVDALPVAEQQVVEIARALSAHPAVLILDEPTAALPPREIDQLLERIRALAASGVAVLYISHRLDEVMQVSDDVTVLRDGRVALHAPVTGLTKADVVRAMLGVDVGAFAAPEARDFGNVAVSVRGLSAPGARLEELDLVVGQEEIVGVFGLPGSGHDAVASALYGTLPATAGQVDLLGASKLPSSPRDAIARGIGLVPADRKNEGLALKLSVLENLMMVLQPRHAGGVLVDRKRARSLANALADDYRIKIADLSAPVGSLSGGNQQKVVLARWAATGAVRLLLLCEPTRGVDVGAKTEIHRLLRSQAAAGTPALLVSSDPEETIALCDRIYVVHAGRVAAEFAAGQATPALLTAAAL, encoded by the coding sequence CAGCATCACCCTCGCGCCCGGTCGGGTTCACGCCCTGCTCGGGGAGAACGGTGCCGGCAAATCCACTCTCGTGAACATCCTCTCCGGCACCATCCGCCCTGACGATGGTGACATCCAGGTCGATGGGCAGACCGTGCAGCTGGGCGGCCCACAAGCCGCGCAGCGTCTCGGGATCCGAACGGTACATCAGGAGCTGGAACTGGCTGGTCCGCTCGCCACGGCAGAGAACATCTACCTGGGTCGGTTGCCTCGCAAGGGACCAGTCGTCAGCTTCTCCCGGCTTGCCAGCGACACCGTCCGGGTCCTGCGGACGCTCGGGAGTGAGATCGGGCCGCAGGCCCGCGTCGACGCTCTCCCGGTCGCCGAGCAGCAAGTGGTAGAGATCGCCCGTGCCCTGTCCGCACACCCTGCGGTGCTGATCCTGGACGAACCGACCGCCGCGCTGCCTCCGCGCGAGATTGACCAGTTGCTCGAGCGAATCCGCGCTCTTGCAGCGTCTGGTGTCGCCGTCCTATACATCAGCCACCGGCTCGACGAGGTCATGCAGGTCAGCGATGACGTCACCGTGCTTCGCGATGGTCGGGTGGCTCTCCACGCGCCAGTGACTGGGCTGACGAAGGCGGACGTCGTCCGGGCGATGCTGGGAGTCGATGTCGGCGCCTTCGCCGCCCCGGAAGCACGAGACTTCGGCAACGTCGCCGTCTCCGTCCGCGGTCTGAGCGCACCAGGCGCCCGACTTGAGGAACTTGATCTCGTGGTCGGTCAGGAAGAAATCGTGGGAGTCTTCGGACTTCCCGGGAGCGGACACGATGCGGTAGCCAGTGCACTGTATGGCACGCTGCCGGCGACGGCCGGGCAGGTCGATCTTCTCGGCGCGAGCAAGTTGCCGAGCAGCCCCCGCGACGCAATCGCCCGCGGCATCGGACTGGTGCCGGCTGACCGCAAGAACGAGGGCCTCGCGCTGAAGCTGAGCGTCCTGGAGAACCTGATGATGGTGCTGCAGCCGCGGCACGCCGGCGGGGTGCTCGTGGATCGTAAGCGCGCACGTTCCCTGGCGAACGCGCTCGCCGACGACTACCGCATCAAGATCGCCGACCTGTCCGCACCGGTCGGCTCTCTCAGCGGCGGAAACCAGCAAAAGGTGGTGCTCGCCCGGTGGGCGGCTACCGGCGCTGTCCGTCTCCTGCTGTTGTGCGAGCCGACCCGCGGCGTCGACGTCGGTGCCAAGACCGAGATTCACCGCTTGCTGCGCAGCCAGGCTGCCGCAGGCACACCTGCCCTTCTCGTCTCCTCCGACCCTGAGGAGACCATCGCGCTGTGCGACCGGATCTACGTCGTACATGCCGGCCGAGTGGCCGCCGAGTTCGCCGCGGGCCAGGCGACTCCCGCGCTTCTGACTGCGGCCGCGCTCTGA
- a CDS encoding ABC transporter permease produces MHTATNVEPAPTATRRGVSGLLRQQDTALLLVLLLLIVAFSLASPYFFSARNLSNVLLSASIIGTMSAVATLVVVSGALDLSIGSIVALTSVSAALLTYDLQWPPGLAILAALVIGALAGALNGVLVTVLRINPIIATIGTLSVFRGLAFVFSNGRDIPVLDPISDYLGFERILGIPVSVLIMIAVFIVTWWVAKYTPWGRNVYAVGANPRAARLAGVGVGGIRMGVLVASGLVAAIAGILLNGQAGSATPSAGVGYELQVLTAVLLGGASLTGGEGRVTRTFIGVLIISVINNGMTLLSVPSYYQTIANGALLLVAVAIDQFRTKAGYR; encoded by the coding sequence ATGCACACAGCCACCAACGTGGAACCAGCCCCCACCGCCACCCGCCGAGGAGTCTCCGGGCTGCTACGGCAGCAGGACACCGCACTGCTGCTGGTCCTGCTTCTGCTGATTGTCGCGTTCTCGCTCGCGTCGCCTTACTTCTTCAGCGCACGCAACTTGTCCAACGTGCTGCTGAGCGCATCCATCATCGGCACGATGTCTGCGGTAGCGACCCTGGTCGTCGTCAGCGGCGCGCTGGACCTCTCGATCGGTTCGATTGTCGCCCTCACCTCGGTGTCGGCAGCGCTGCTCACCTATGACCTGCAATGGCCTCCCGGTCTGGCCATCCTCGCCGCACTCGTGATCGGTGCACTTGCCGGAGCACTCAACGGTGTGCTGGTTACGGTGCTGCGCATAAATCCCATCATCGCGACCATCGGCACACTCTCCGTGTTCCGTGGCCTCGCGTTCGTGTTCAGCAACGGCCGTGACATCCCGGTGCTGGATCCCATCTCGGACTATCTCGGGTTCGAACGCATCCTCGGCATCCCCGTCTCGGTCCTCATTATGATTGCGGTCTTCATCGTGACGTGGTGGGTGGCGAAGTACACCCCGTGGGGACGGAATGTCTACGCCGTCGGCGCCAATCCGCGGGCAGCCAGGCTCGCTGGCGTGGGAGTCGGCGGGATTCGCATGGGCGTGCTCGTAGCCAGCGGCCTGGTCGCCGCCATCGCGGGCATCCTCCTGAACGGTCAGGCCGGCTCCGCCACCCCCAGCGCCGGGGTCGGTTACGAGCTGCAGGTGCTCACGGCAGTGCTTCTGGGTGGCGCCAGCCTTACGGGCGGGGAAGGGCGCGTCACCCGGACATTCATCGGCGTGCTCATCATCAGCGTCATCAACAACGGGATGACACTGCTGTCGGTTCCGTCGTACTACCAGACCATCGCCAACGGGGCCCTCCTCTTGGTGGCGGTTGCAATCGACCAGTTCCGAACCAAAGCCGGATACCGATAG